The Formosa sp. Hel1_33_131 genome window below encodes:
- a CDS encoding glycosyltransferase yields MKKGIIIVFSNNEKEIKETQFDKLLDKDVAEFCFVNNASNDHTLDKLKDIKTKTFNNISIVDVKKNKGTKAAIKAGVRYLVNNKELKLIIYLVFYKNTDFLNLEYTLNIMMNRNKKIINLNTNNRNILQNVFSLEQLIKKI; encoded by the coding sequence ATGAAAAAAGGAATCATAATCGTATTTTCTAACAATGAAAAAGAGATTAAAGAAACCCAATTTGATAAGCTTTTAGATAAAGATGTTGCGGAATTTTGTTTTGTGAATAACGCAAGTAATGATCATACTTTAGACAAACTAAAAGACATTAAAACTAAAACCTTTAACAATATATCTATTGTAGATGTAAAAAAAAATAAAGGCACAAAAGCAGCTATTAAAGCAGGCGTCAGGTATCTGGTTAATAATAAAGAGTTGAAGTTAATTATCTATTTAGTGTTTTATAAAAATACTGACTTTTTAAATTTAGAATATACGCTCAATATTATGATGAATAGAAATAAAAAAATAATCAACCTAAACACAAACAATCGAAATATTTTACAAAATGTGTTTTCACTAGAACAGCTCATTAAAAAAATATAA
- a CDS encoding response regulator, translated as MKVLAIDDQKLVLIPLENRLKELGYEVRTATNALDAIDLYDSFHPDLIIVDINIPFMSGMEVVKYIRKTKNSSTPIMILSGNTEDAIILEGFDLGINDYMKKPLSLIEVCARVKKLIGAPKTNNKTILNKGIIIQQRCVGVVIPCYNEEKRLIHKEFTDFIDKNSGYYLCFVNDGSTDNTLEILNGLRNEREDFITVFNCKKNVGKAEAVRQGMLLMSKKEDLDYIGFLDADLSTDLTDFDDLVSTIENSEYMIVSGSRISRMGANITKRSVRSVISLAINFMIRKILSMDFQDTQCGAKIFHKEVIGISFDKKFVTKWIFDVEIFRRITLHFGLKKTKKILCEQPLKRWIHVDNSRLSMKDSIKIVGQLGQIAWSYRRKNKTLSKLRDLHKNKPVSISEIQ; from the coding sequence ATGAAAGTACTAGCGATTGATGACCAAAAATTAGTTCTGATTCCTTTAGAAAATAGACTGAAGGAGTTAGGCTATGAAGTACGTACTGCAACAAACGCTTTAGATGCGATAGATCTATATGACTCTTTTCATCCAGATTTAATCATTGTGGATATTAACATTCCATTTATGTCAGGTATGGAAGTGGTGAAATATATTCGTAAGACAAAAAATTCATCTACACCAATTATGATTTTATCAGGCAATACAGAGGATGCTATCATCCTAGAAGGTTTTGATCTCGGCATCAATGACTATATGAAAAAGCCCCTAAGCTTAATTGAAGTTTGTGCAAGAGTGAAAAAATTAATTGGAGCTCCTAAAACTAATAATAAAACGATCCTAAATAAAGGGATCATCATTCAACAACGCTGTGTTGGGGTGGTCATCCCTTGTTATAATGAAGAAAAAAGATTGATACATAAAGAATTTACAGATTTCATTGATAAAAATTCAGGATATTATTTGTGTTTTGTAAATGATGGCAGTACCGATAACACACTAGAAATTTTAAACGGTTTAAGAAACGAAAGGGAAGACTTTATTACGGTCTTTAATTGCAAAAAAAACGTTGGTAAAGCCGAAGCTGTAAGACAAGGAATGCTGTTGATGTCTAAAAAAGAAGATTTAGATTATATCGGCTTTTTAGATGCCGATTTATCTACAGACCTAACCGATTTTGACGATTTAGTGTCAACTATAGAAAATTCTGAATACATGATCGTAAGTGGCTCTAGAATAAGCAGAATGGGAGCAAACATTACCAAAAGATCTGTTAGGTCTGTAATAAGCTTGGCCATAAACTTTATGATCAGAAAAATTCTTTCTATGGATTTTCAAGACACCCAGTGTGGCGCAAAAATCTTTCATAAAGAAGTCATTGGAATTTCATTCGATAAAAAATTTGTAACTAAATGGATTTTTGACGTTGAAATATTTAGAAGAATCACTTTACATTTTGGCTTAAAAAAAACAAAAAAAATACTTTGTGAGCAACCCCTAAAACGATGGATTCATGTGGATAACTCAAGGTTGTCAATGAAAGATTCTATCAAAATTGTGGGGCAATTGGGACAAATTGCTTGGTCTTATAGACGCAAAAACAAAACACTGTCAAAACTAAGAGATCTTCATAAGAATAAGCCCGTTTCTATCTCAGAAATACAATAA
- a CDS encoding RrF2 family transcriptional regulator, whose product MFSKSCKYGIKATLYIAQRSQYEERVSLKEIAAAINSPIAFTAKILQVLAKANIINSTKGPNGGFEIDKARLAKISIHQIVKAIDGNRLFDGCVLGLNVCNADEPCPMHNEFVIIRKQLSETLASSNLLNVALDLNLGLTVLKR is encoded by the coding sequence ATGTTTTCAAAAAGTTGTAAATACGGAATTAAAGCCACACTCTACATCGCTCAAAGGTCGCAGTATGAAGAGAGAGTCAGCTTAAAAGAAATTGCTGCTGCGATTAACTCTCCTATTGCGTTTACAGCAAAAATACTACAAGTCCTTGCCAAAGCAAACATCATCAATTCAACTAAGGGCCCAAATGGTGGTTTTGAAATAGATAAAGCGCGTTTAGCTAAAATCAGTATTCATCAGATTGTAAAAGCTATCGATGGGAATCGTTTATTTGACGGCTGCGTATTAGGCCTTAACGTTTGTAATGCGGATGAACCCTGTCCTATGCACAATGAATTTGTAATCATAAGAAAACAACTTAGCGAAACACTCGCCTCCTCTAACTTACTCAATGTAGCATTGGATCTCAATCTTGGACTAACGGTATTAAAACGATAA